In Cheilinus undulatus linkage group 14, ASM1832078v1, whole genome shotgun sequence, a genomic segment contains:
- the LOC121521007 gene encoding uncharacterized protein LOC121521007 isoform X1, which produces MGPLRGMKMSLFVILMLLFTAATAEKIVSFIVREGDEVALPCGNVTRNRQKCDPTYWVTGRVKKSQLNVTADCSLVIKSVTRQDAGRYSCRQIISGEQEPDALMFLSVIHISSDDTPRFYCYVDTDGECAHTVQWQYKGGDGNITTTERHCEATARFTNRIDQRSALYNLLYCNVTDERSGQTLLCDAISKSCRKAESTTGRDDTSTKQGWLRYIIVFVGLAAFIITVVTVSIWMKTKGNQTQTDHSAVQNDEDEDEGLVLYEDPGGYNASVRIQKMSDYHHLKTEKT; this is translated from the exons aTGGGTCCACTCAGAGGgatgaaaatgtctttatttgtgATTCTGATGCTTCTGTTTACAG CAGCGACTGCTGAAAAAATCGTCTCCTTCATTGTCAGAGAGGGAGATGAAGTGGCTCTGCCCTGTGGAAATGTGACACGGAATCGGCAGAAGTGTGACCCGACGTATTGGGTGACCGGTCGGGTCAAAAAGAGTCAACTGAACGTGACGGCGGACTGTTCTCTGGTTATAAAAAGTGTCACACGTCAGGATGCTGGACGCTACAGCTGCAGGCAGATCATATCAGGGGAACAAGAACCGGATGCTCTCATGTTCCTGTCAGTTATTCACA TTTCCAGTGATGACACTCCGAGGTTCTACTGCTATGTGGACACAGATGGAGAGTGTGCACACACAGTTCAGTGGCAATATAAGGGTGGAGATGGAAATATAACAACAACAGAGCGGCACTGTGAAGCCACTGCAAGATTTACTAATCGTATTGATCAGAGGTCAGCCCTTTATAACTTGCTGTATTGTAATGTGACCGATGAAAGGAGTGGACAAACCTTGCTGTGTGACGCCATCTCCAAATCATGCAGAAAAGCAG AAAGCACAACAGGAAGAGACGACACTTCAACAAAGCAAG GTTGGCTCAGGTATATCATTGTGTTTGTTGGATTGGCAGCTTTCATAATAACTGTTGTGACAGTCAGCATATGGATGAAAACCAAAG GGAACCAAACACAGACGGATCACAGTGCT GTACaaaatgatgaggatgaagatgaaggTTTAGTCCTCTATGAAGACCCTGGCGGCTACAATGCCTCTGTCAGAATCCAGAAAATGTCAGATTATCACCaccttaaaacagagaaaacctAG
- the LOC121521007 gene encoding uncharacterized protein LOC121521007 isoform X2, with amino-acid sequence MGPLRGMKMSLFVILMLLFTATAEKIVSFIVREGDEVALPCGNVTRNRQKCDPTYWVTGRVKKSQLNVTADCSLVIKSVTRQDAGRYSCRQIISGEQEPDALMFLSVIHISSDDTPRFYCYVDTDGECAHTVQWQYKGGDGNITTTERHCEATARFTNRIDQRSALYNLLYCNVTDERSGQTLLCDAISKSCRKAESTTGRDDTSTKQGWLRYIIVFVGLAAFIITVVTVSIWMKTKGNQTQTDHSAVQNDEDEDEGLVLYEDPGGYNASVRIQKMSDYHHLKTEKT; translated from the exons aTGGGTCCACTCAGAGGgatgaaaatgtctttatttgtgATTCTGATGCTTCTGTTTACAG CGACTGCTGAAAAAATCGTCTCCTTCATTGTCAGAGAGGGAGATGAAGTGGCTCTGCCCTGTGGAAATGTGACACGGAATCGGCAGAAGTGTGACCCGACGTATTGGGTGACCGGTCGGGTCAAAAAGAGTCAACTGAACGTGACGGCGGACTGTTCTCTGGTTATAAAAAGTGTCACACGTCAGGATGCTGGACGCTACAGCTGCAGGCAGATCATATCAGGGGAACAAGAACCGGATGCTCTCATGTTCCTGTCAGTTATTCACA TTTCCAGTGATGACACTCCGAGGTTCTACTGCTATGTGGACACAGATGGAGAGTGTGCACACACAGTTCAGTGGCAATATAAGGGTGGAGATGGAAATATAACAACAACAGAGCGGCACTGTGAAGCCACTGCAAGATTTACTAATCGTATTGATCAGAGGTCAGCCCTTTATAACTTGCTGTATTGTAATGTGACCGATGAAAGGAGTGGACAAACCTTGCTGTGTGACGCCATCTCCAAATCATGCAGAAAAGCAG AAAGCACAACAGGAAGAGACGACACTTCAACAAAGCAAG GTTGGCTCAGGTATATCATTGTGTTTGTTGGATTGGCAGCTTTCATAATAACTGTTGTGACAGTCAGCATATGGATGAAAACCAAAG GGAACCAAACACAGACGGATCACAGTGCT GTACaaaatgatgaggatgaagatgaaggTTTAGTCCTCTATGAAGACCCTGGCGGCTACAATGCCTCTGTCAGAATCCAGAAAATGTCAGATTATCACCaccttaaaacagagaaaacctAG
- the LOC121520973 gene encoding uncharacterized protein LOC121520973 isoform X2 has product MGPLRGMKMSLFVILMLLFTATAEKIVSFIVREGDEVALPCGNVTRNRQKCDPTYWVTGRVKKSQLNVTADCSLVIKSVTRQDAGRYSCRQIISGEQEPDALMFLSVIHISSDDALSFYCYVYTNGECAHTVQWQYKGGDGNITTKERHCVATARFTNRIDQRSALYNLLYCNVTDERSGQTLLCDAISKSCRKAESTTGRDDASTKQGWLRYIIVFVGLAAFIITVVTVNIWMKSKGNQTQTDHSAVQNDEDEDEGLVVYEDPGGYNASVRIQKMSDYHHLKTEKT; this is encoded by the exons aTGGGTCCACTCAGAGGgatgaaaatgtctttatttgtgATTCTGATGCTTCTGTTTACAG CGACTGCTGAAAAAATCGTCTCCTTCATTGTCAGAGAGGGAGATGAAGTGGCTCTGCCCTGTGGAAACGTGACACGGAATCGGCAGAAGTGTGACCCGACGTATTGGGTGACCGGTCGGGTCAAAAAGAGTCAACTGAACGTGACGGCGGACTGTTCTCTGGTTATAAAAAGTGTCACACGTCAGGATGCTGGACGCTACAGCTGCAGGCAGATCATATCAGGGGAACAAGAACCGGATGCTCTCATGTTCCTGTCAGTTATTCACA TTTCCAGCGATGACGCTCTGAGTTTCTACTGCTATGTGTACACAAATGGAGAGTGTGCACACACAGTTCAGTGGCAATATAAGGGTGGAGATGGAAATATAACAACAAAAGAGCGGCACTGTGTAGCCACTGCAAGATTTACTAATCGTATTGATCAGAGGTCAGCCCTTTATAACTTGCTGTATTGTAATGTGACCGATGAAAGGAGTGGACAAACCTTGCTGTGTGACGCCATCTCCAAATCATGCAGAAAAGCAG AAAGCACAACAGGAAGAGACGACGCTTCAACAAAGCAAG GTTGGCTCAGGTATATCATTGTGTTTGTTGGATTGGCAGCTTTCATAATAACTGTTGTGACAGTCAACATATGGATGAAAAGCAAAG GGAACCAAACACAGACGGATCACAGTGCT GTACaaaatgatgaggatgaagatgaaggTTTAGTCGTCTATGAAGACCCTGGCGGCTACAATGCCTCTGTCAGAATCCAGAAAATGTCAGATTATCACCaccttaaaacagagaaaacctAG
- the LOC121520973 gene encoding uncharacterized protein LOC121520973 isoform X1 — translation MGPLRGMKMSLFVILMLLFTAATAEKIVSFIVREGDEVALPCGNVTRNRQKCDPTYWVTGRVKKSQLNVTADCSLVIKSVTRQDAGRYSCRQIISGEQEPDALMFLSVIHISSDDALSFYCYVYTNGECAHTVQWQYKGGDGNITTKERHCVATARFTNRIDQRSALYNLLYCNVTDERSGQTLLCDAISKSCRKAESTTGRDDASTKQGWLRYIIVFVGLAAFIITVVTVNIWMKSKGNQTQTDHSAVQNDEDEDEGLVVYEDPGGYNASVRIQKMSDYHHLKTEKT, via the exons aTGGGTCCACTCAGAGGgatgaaaatgtctttatttgtgATTCTGATGCTTCTGTTTACAG CAGCGACTGCTGAAAAAATCGTCTCCTTCATTGTCAGAGAGGGAGATGAAGTGGCTCTGCCCTGTGGAAACGTGACACGGAATCGGCAGAAGTGTGACCCGACGTATTGGGTGACCGGTCGGGTCAAAAAGAGTCAACTGAACGTGACGGCGGACTGTTCTCTGGTTATAAAAAGTGTCACACGTCAGGATGCTGGACGCTACAGCTGCAGGCAGATCATATCAGGGGAACAAGAACCGGATGCTCTCATGTTCCTGTCAGTTATTCACA TTTCCAGCGATGACGCTCTGAGTTTCTACTGCTATGTGTACACAAATGGAGAGTGTGCACACACAGTTCAGTGGCAATATAAGGGTGGAGATGGAAATATAACAACAAAAGAGCGGCACTGTGTAGCCACTGCAAGATTTACTAATCGTATTGATCAGAGGTCAGCCCTTTATAACTTGCTGTATTGTAATGTGACCGATGAAAGGAGTGGACAAACCTTGCTGTGTGACGCCATCTCCAAATCATGCAGAAAAGCAG AAAGCACAACAGGAAGAGACGACGCTTCAACAAAGCAAG GTTGGCTCAGGTATATCATTGTGTTTGTTGGATTGGCAGCTTTCATAATAACTGTTGTGACAGTCAACATATGGATGAAAAGCAAAG GGAACCAAACACAGACGGATCACAGTGCT GTACaaaatgatgaggatgaagatgaaggTTTAGTCGTCTATGAAGACCCTGGCGGCTACAATGCCTCTGTCAGAATCCAGAAAATGTCAGATTATCACCaccttaaaacagagaaaacctAG